From a single Planctellipticum variicoloris genomic region:
- a CDS encoding endonuclease/exonuclease/phosphatase family protein: MSSDVTVRLLVLYLAYCASSHCLAAEPAPAIRFATFNIQELSWPKLQQVDETGRGSHPQLVAAATILQQIRPDIVLINEIDYTGPVDADGEPPAGKDAAAEFLRRYLAVPRAGLEPLAYPYRFYAPSNTGTPSNIDLNGDSKLDGPNDAYGFGRYPGEYAMVLLSRFPLDAAEARTFRKLLWKEMPGNLLPDGTAGKPAFYSPQSMNVFRLSSKSHWDVPVTIGGRAIHLLCSHPTPPIFDGPEDANGRRNHDELRFWSDYLAGNPKSEWIVDDRGRRGGLAADAEFVLLGDLNSDPVRSEADYGRRPIEWVLKDARVKDLQPTSPGAAEQSNPQNLSDYLPYKTSNFGRLDYVLPSKGLAVGGTGVYWPAQGEPGAENAWLASDHRLVWVDLKLP, encoded by the coding sequence ATGTCGTCAGATGTCACGGTCCGTCTGCTGGTCCTCTATCTTGCGTACTGTGCATCGTCGCATTGCCTGGCGGCGGAACCGGCCCCAGCGATCCGCTTTGCCACGTTCAACATTCAGGAATTGAGCTGGCCGAAACTGCAGCAGGTCGATGAGACGGGACGGGGCAGCCATCCGCAACTGGTCGCCGCCGCGACAATTCTGCAGCAGATTCGCCCCGACATCGTGCTGATCAACGAAATCGACTACACCGGCCCGGTCGACGCCGACGGCGAACCGCCGGCCGGGAAAGATGCCGCGGCGGAATTCCTCCGCAGGTATCTGGCAGTTCCCCGCGCGGGTCTGGAGCCCCTTGCCTATCCTTACCGGTTCTACGCTCCGTCGAATACCGGAACGCCGTCGAACATCGACCTCAACGGGGATTCCAAGCTCGACGGCCCCAACGATGCCTACGGGTTCGGCCGCTACCCCGGCGAATACGCAATGGTGCTGCTGAGTCGTTTCCCGCTGGATGCCGCCGAAGCTCGCACCTTTCGAAAGCTGCTCTGGAAAGAGATGCCGGGCAACCTGCTCCCCGACGGGACCGCTGGCAAACCGGCGTTCTATTCGCCGCAGTCGATGAATGTCTTCCGGCTCTCCAGCAAAAGCCATTGGGACGTCCCGGTGACCATCGGGGGACGCGCGATTCACCTGCTCTGCTCCCATCCGACGCCGCCGATCTTTGACGGCCCGGAAGATGCCAACGGACGTCGCAACCACGACGAACTGCGGTTCTGGAGCGACTACCTGGCCGGCAATCCGAAATCCGAGTGGATCGTCGATGACCGCGGTCGGCGGGGGGGGCTCGCCGCCGACGCGGAGTTTGTCCTCCTGGGCGATCTGAACTCCGACCCCGTGCGCAGCGAAGCGGATTACGGGCGTCGCCCGATCGAGTGGGTGCTGAAGGACGCACGCGTCAAGGACCTCCAGCCGACCAGCCCTGGCGCGGCCGAGCAGAGCAACCCGCAAAATCTGAGCGACTACCTGCCGTACAAGACTTCCAACTTCGGCCGTCTGGACTACGTTCTGCCGTCCAAGGGCCTCGCGGTCGGCGGAACGGGAGTCTACTGGCCGGCGCAGGGTGAGCCGGGAGCGGAGAACGCCTGGCTTGCCAGCGACCACCGGCTGGTCTGGGTCGATCTGAAGCTGCCGTAG
- the queG gene encoding tRNA epoxyqueuosine(34) reductase QueG, translated as MTAAVSSLDPAELSRRVKLAATDSGFELCGIAPAVSPVGLSRLDDWLEQGFAGEMGYIARRREAYSHPENVQRGVRSLIVCAMNYRGAEPATCGPGEARVARYAWSGADYHDFLRARLHQVADTLHALGPGTKTRVVVDTAPLLERDFARLAGMGWFGKNTMLIHKRMGSRLLLGAILTDAELAYDQPHETSHCGTCTRCLEACPTDAFPEPGVLDARKCISYLTIELRSPIPAEARPGIGGWLFGCDVCQDVCPWNHKPPRTAAVEFIPRGDLNPAGAAEILNLSESEFHARFDGSPLDRPGYDGLRRNAAIVLGNTSGTASIADLAPHLGDPSSLVRGAVAWALGRIGGHAAYAALNERIAIETDETVLNELHAALGQASIPPPNSSISSEISSSVTAGGGSAEAAASPRSRS; from the coding sequence ATGACTGCTGCCGTCTCATCGCTCGATCCGGCCGAATTGAGCCGCCGGGTCAAGCTGGCGGCGACGGACTCCGGTTTCGAACTGTGCGGGATCGCCCCGGCGGTGTCGCCAGTCGGCCTGTCGCGGCTGGACGACTGGCTGGAGCAGGGCTTTGCCGGCGAGATGGGTTACATCGCCCGACGCCGGGAGGCTTATTCGCACCCGGAGAATGTCCAGCGCGGCGTGCGGAGCCTGATCGTGTGCGCGATGAACTATCGCGGCGCTGAGCCGGCAACGTGCGGTCCCGGAGAAGCCCGTGTGGCGCGATATGCGTGGTCCGGGGCAGATTACCACGATTTTCTGAGGGCGCGGCTTCATCAGGTTGCTGACACTCTTCACGCATTGGGACCCGGTACGAAGACGCGAGTGGTTGTCGACACGGCTCCGCTGCTGGAACGGGACTTCGCCCGGCTCGCAGGGATGGGCTGGTTCGGCAAGAATACGATGCTGATCCACAAGCGGATGGGGAGCCGGCTGCTGCTGGGGGCGATACTGACCGATGCCGAACTGGCGTACGACCAGCCGCATGAGACGAGCCACTGCGGCACGTGCACACGATGTCTGGAAGCCTGTCCGACGGATGCGTTTCCGGAACCGGGAGTGCTGGATGCCCGAAAGTGCATTTCGTACCTGACGATCGAGCTGCGGTCGCCCATTCCCGCCGAGGCGCGTCCAGGGATCGGGGGCTGGCTGTTCGGCTGCGACGTCTGCCAGGACGTCTGCCCGTGGAATCACAAGCCGCCACGGACGGCTGCGGTGGAGTTCATACCGCGCGGCGATCTGAATCCGGCCGGCGCTGCCGAAATCCTGAACCTGTCCGAGTCAGAGTTTCACGCCCGCTTTGACGGCTCGCCCCTCGACCGGCCGGGGTATGACGGACTGCGGCGCAATGCCGCAATCGTTCTCGGAAATACGAGCGGCACTGCGTCGATTGCCGATCTGGCTCCGCACCTCGGCGACCCCTCTTCACTGGTTCGCGGAGCCGTCGCCTGGGCGCTGGGCCGGATCGGCGGCCATGCGGCCTATGCGGCACTTAACGAACGCATCGCGATTGAAACGGATGAAACGGTTCTGAATGAGCTGCACGCCGCTCTCGGTCAGGCATCAATTCCGCCGCCGAATTCCTCAATTTCCTCCGAAATCTCTTCGTCGGTGACCGCTGGGGGCGGTTCCGCAGAGGCTGCGGCCTCGCCGCGGAGCAGGTCGTGA
- a CDS encoding DUF1559 domain-containing protein: MTRSRDFQRGATPRRRAFTLIELLVVIAIIAILIALLLPAVQQAREAARRTQCRNNLKQIGLALHNYASSHSKFPPGRLLPDLVTNGVPATSYTNYNASDALTSWTGTRSVHVFILPYMDQANIYNLINFSGRHSQRLTTSGTPTNPNYQAYANAAGLFLCPSEGNSGRVISENNYVYNFGGSTPYAGASSTTQQTNNTAMLGSFSCLGNGAFTAGRSLAERDFTDGMSNTVMFSERAKGSGKNLAVERPSPFDVVTMPGRTNSMLDPDVMFNACANYATIDSFSFNSFGSWQAGSDYSNGWPFAAYSGTMFNHVAPPNWTGKDCGNWSAIADTPGEHAIISARSYHTGGVHAQLADGSVRFVSSNIDRGIWRALGTRAGGEVVSDF, from the coding sequence ATGACGCGATCACGAGACTTTCAGCGGGGAGCGACGCCGCGTCGACGAGCTTTCACGCTCATCGAGCTCCTCGTCGTCATTGCGATCATCGCGATTCTGATTGCACTGCTGCTGCCGGCCGTCCAGCAGGCCCGCGAAGCCGCCCGACGGACGCAGTGCCGGAACAACCTGAAGCAGATCGGCCTGGCCCTGCACAACTACGCATCGTCGCATTCGAAGTTTCCGCCCGGACGGCTGCTGCCGGATCTCGTCACCAACGGGGTGCCGGCAACCAGCTACACCAACTACAACGCGTCGGACGCGCTGACCTCCTGGACGGGAACTCGCTCGGTCCACGTCTTCATTCTCCCCTACATGGACCAGGCGAATATCTACAATCTGATCAACTTCAGCGGTCGCCACTCGCAGCGGTTGACCACCAGCGGAACGCCGACGAATCCAAACTACCAGGCCTACGCCAACGCCGCCGGGCTGTTCCTGTGCCCATCGGAAGGCAATTCCGGGCGGGTCATTTCGGAAAACAACTACGTCTACAACTTTGGCGGCAGTACGCCGTATGCCGGGGCCAGCAGCACCACTCAGCAGACCAATAATACGGCGATGCTGGGAAGTTTCAGTTGCCTCGGCAACGGCGCGTTCACAGCCGGCCGATCCCTGGCCGAGCGGGACTTCACCGACGGAATGTCGAACACGGTCATGTTTTCGGAACGGGCGAAAGGGAGCGGTAAGAATCTGGCCGTTGAACGTCCGTCGCCCTTCGACGTCGTCACCATGCCCGGACGGACGAACTCCATGCTCGACCCCGACGTCATGTTCAACGCCTGCGCGAACTACGCCACGATCGACTCGTTCAGCTTCAACTCCTTCGGAAGCTGGCAGGCGGGCAGCGACTACTCCAACGGCTGGCCGTTCGCGGCCTACAGCGGAACAATGTTCAACCACGTCGCTCCGCCGAACTGGACCGGCAAAGACTGCGGTAACTGGAGCGCGATCGCCGACACTCCCGGGGAGCATGCCATCATTTCTGCCCGCAGCTATCACACGGGCGGCGTGCATGCCCAGTTGGCGGACGGATCCGTTCGCTTCGTCAGCAGCAACATCGATCGCGGAATCTGGCGGGCGCTGGGGACGCGGGCTGGCGGCGAAGTCGTCAGCGACTTCTGA
- a CDS encoding DEAD/DEAH box helicase → MPSDVPPPSRDELALKYLEQLPYTPYPVQEEALLAWFDTNTGVLVSAPTGTGKTLIAEAAVFEALHTGKTVYYTTPLIALSEQKFREIQAAAVGWGFAAEEVGLVTGNRRVNPGARVLVVVAEILLNRLLHPTEFPFDNVTAVVMDEFHNFSDLERGIVWEFSLSLLPDHVRLMLLSATIGNANPFVSWLHQCHGRRLELVVGTERKVPLNYRWIPDKTLIEHLEEMADGDAETRRTPALVFCFNRDECWSIAEELKGRSMLADGQQKLLVAQLAEYDLTKGAGPKLKQILMRGVGVHHAGLLPRYKRIVEDLFQKKLLSVCVCTETLAAGINLPARSVVLPSLMKGKPGQQKLIDPSSAHQIFGRAGRPQFDKEGFVFVLPHEDDVKILRWKEKYDQIPEDTKDPMLIRAKKSLKKKQPTRNPEKQYWNEQQFDKLRAAPAGDLVSRGHLPWRLLAYLLQLSPDVDRLRSLIRKRLVDPKQLEANERHLERMLLALHTGGFVRLEPEPPAPPEPGAQVAQTEPETAQPSWLSQQLQAAIDSQHAAKTGKKVETADQRTAVPQYHPKMAHATETLELLFGFRSINPLYGLFLVQLMGVASPEERLQLWESTLELPGNLLRYVRVPPPRIMPPGPLATTRVDLEIVQRGLMPAGDLYPDFDPDVPFEERKYPPALAEKVRMLFEHEYSEVRDVRIQAVWAIGDLLNFSGDFTKFISGRDLAKQEGLIFRHVLRTVLLLGEFSQFTPPEVDPEVWRAELRDLANQLTESCRAVDPQSTEHALQHAADHDLLRGEAAASAEPPPAVTDEEISEEIEEFGGGIDA, encoded by the coding sequence ATGCCGTCTGACGTCCCCCCGCCCAGCCGCGACGAACTCGCACTGAAATACCTCGAACAACTTCCCTACACGCCCTATCCCGTGCAGGAAGAAGCCCTGCTGGCCTGGTTCGACACCAACACCGGCGTTCTGGTCAGCGCCCCGACAGGCACAGGCAAGACGCTCATCGCCGAGGCGGCCGTCTTCGAAGCCCTCCATACCGGCAAGACTGTCTACTACACCACGCCCCTGATCGCCCTGTCGGAACAGAAGTTCCGCGAGATTCAGGCCGCCGCCGTCGGCTGGGGCTTTGCCGCCGAGGAGGTCGGCCTGGTCACCGGGAACCGGCGGGTCAACCCTGGGGCTCGCGTCCTGGTCGTCGTGGCGGAAATTCTGCTCAACCGGCTGCTCCACCCGACGGAGTTCCCATTCGACAACGTGACCGCGGTGGTCATGGACGAATTTCATAACTTCAGCGACCTGGAACGCGGGATCGTCTGGGAGTTCTCGCTCTCGCTGCTCCCCGATCACGTCCGGCTGATGCTCCTCTCCGCCACGATCGGCAACGCCAATCCGTTCGTCTCCTGGCTCCACCAGTGCCACGGCCGCCGGCTGGAACTGGTCGTCGGCACCGAACGCAAGGTGCCCCTCAACTACCGCTGGATCCCGGACAAGACGCTGATCGAGCATCTGGAAGAAATGGCCGACGGCGACGCCGAGACCCGCCGCACGCCCGCACTCGTCTTCTGTTTCAATCGCGACGAATGCTGGAGCATCGCCGAGGAACTCAAGGGACGCTCGATGCTGGCCGACGGTCAGCAGAAGCTGCTGGTGGCGCAGCTCGCCGAGTACGACCTGACAAAGGGCGCCGGCCCTAAGCTGAAACAGATTCTGATGCGCGGCGTCGGCGTCCATCACGCCGGACTGCTGCCCCGTTACAAGCGGATCGTCGAAGATCTGTTTCAGAAGAAGCTGCTCTCAGTCTGCGTCTGCACCGAAACGCTCGCCGCGGGAATCAACTTGCCCGCGCGCTCCGTCGTGCTGCCGTCGCTGATGAAGGGCAAACCCGGTCAGCAGAAGCTGATCGACCCCAGCTCCGCCCATCAGATTTTCGGCCGGGCCGGCCGCCCCCAGTTCGACAAAGAAGGCTTCGTCTTCGTCCTGCCGCACGAAGACGACGTCAAGATCCTGCGCTGGAAGGAAAAATACGACCAGATCCCCGAGGACACCAAGGATCCGATGCTGATCCGCGCCAAGAAGTCGCTCAAGAAAAAGCAGCCGACGCGGAATCCCGAGAAGCAGTACTGGAACGAGCAGCAGTTTGACAAATTGCGAGCGGCTCCCGCCGGCGATCTCGTAAGCCGGGGCCATCTCCCCTGGCGGTTGCTCGCCTATCTGCTGCAACTCTCGCCGGACGTCGACCGGCTGCGCAGCCTGATTCGCAAACGGCTGGTCGACCCCAAACAACTGGAAGCCAACGAACGCCACCTCGAGCGGATGCTGCTGGCGCTGCACACGGGCGGCTTCGTCCGGCTCGAACCGGAGCCCCCTGCCCCGCCGGAACCCGGCGCTCAAGTCGCTCAGACCGAACCGGAAACTGCCCAGCCCTCCTGGCTGTCGCAGCAGTTGCAGGCCGCCATCGATTCGCAGCACGCGGCAAAGACCGGCAAGAAAGTTGAAACCGCCGATCAGCGAACTGCGGTACCGCAATACCACCCGAAGATGGCTCACGCGACGGAGACCCTGGAACTGCTGTTCGGCTTCCGCAGCATCAATCCCCTCTACGGATTGTTCCTGGTGCAACTCATGGGGGTCGCGTCTCCGGAAGAACGCCTGCAGCTCTGGGAAAGCACGCTCGAACTGCCGGGCAACCTGCTGCGTTACGTCCGCGTCCCCCCGCCGCGGATTATGCCGCCCGGCCCGCTTGCGACGACGCGCGTCGATCTGGAGATCGTGCAGCGGGGCCTGATGCCCGCCGGCGATCTCTACCCCGACTTCGATCCGGACGTCCCGTTCGAGGAGCGCAAGTATCCGCCGGCTCTCGCCGAAAAGGTGCGGATGCTGTTCGAGCACGAATATTCCGAGGTCCGGGATGTTCGGATTCAGGCCGTGTGGGCAATCGGCGATCTGCTCAATTTCAGCGGCGACTTCACCAAGTTCATCAGCGGCCGGGATCTCGCCAAGCAGGAAGGTTTGATCTTCCGCCACGTCCTGCGAACGGTGCTGCTGCTGGGGGAATTCTCGCAGTTCACGCCTCCCGAGGTCGATCCGGAGGTCTGGCGTGCGGAGCTCCGCGACCTGGCCAATCAACTGACCGAATCCTGCCGGGCCGTCGATCCGCAGAGCACCGAACACGCCCTGCAGCACGCCGCCGATCACGACCTGCTCCGCGGCGAGGCCGCAGCCTCTGCGGAACCGCCCCCAGCGGTCACCGACGAAGAGATTTCGGAGGAAATTGAGGAATTCGGCGGCGGAATTGATGCCTGA
- the aroB gene encoding 3-dehydroquinate synthase — protein MSVESTSVTVSLGERSYDIEIGSGILADSGRRFRGWLQSRSGSVPASPTALIVTDAHVGPLYAATVAASLSADGWTCQTIELPAGETSKSLEVVAQVYDRLIAMQADRRTVIVAVGGGVMGDLAGFVAASWVRGVPFIQAPTTLLAAVDSSVGGKTGVNHPRAKNMIGAFYQPWGVAIDLDAFQTLPEREYRAGLAEVVKYGVILDENFFAELEAGVERIQAREPAMLQRIVAASCQFKADVVEQDEFERTGLRAMLNYGHTFAHAFETLCGYGTLLHGEAVSIGMLYASRLAERRGLIDADVTRRQRLLLERLGMPISLPAGVDLSNEAILGRMRLDKKTVAGSLRFILPTKLGRVETFTDVPESDVCAVLDEMRPR, from the coding sequence GTGTCTGTCGAATCCACATCCGTGACCGTTTCGCTGGGAGAGCGGAGCTATGACATTGAAATCGGAAGCGGAATTCTTGCCGACAGCGGCCGTCGGTTTCGGGGCTGGCTGCAGAGCCGGTCGGGAAGCGTACCGGCATCACCGACGGCGTTGATCGTGACTGATGCTCACGTCGGACCGCTGTATGCGGCGACGGTCGCGGCAAGTCTGTCAGCGGACGGCTGGACGTGTCAGACGATCGAATTGCCTGCGGGGGAAACTTCCAAGTCGCTGGAAGTTGTTGCGCAGGTCTACGACCGGCTGATCGCGATGCAGGCGGACCGGCGGACGGTCATCGTCGCCGTCGGCGGGGGGGTGATGGGGGACCTGGCGGGGTTTGTTGCGGCGAGCTGGGTTCGCGGCGTGCCATTTATCCAGGCGCCGACCACGCTGCTGGCTGCGGTGGACAGTTCGGTGGGGGGGAAAACGGGGGTCAATCACCCGCGAGCCAAGAACATGATCGGGGCCTTTTATCAGCCGTGGGGCGTGGCGATCGATCTCGACGCGTTTCAGACGTTGCCGGAGCGGGAGTACCGGGCGGGTCTGGCGGAGGTGGTCAAGTACGGCGTTATTCTGGATGAGAACTTTTTTGCGGAGCTGGAAGCGGGGGTCGAGCGGATCCAGGCTCGCGAGCCGGCGATGTTGCAGCGGATTGTTGCGGCGAGCTGCCAGTTTAAGGCGGATGTCGTCGAGCAGGACGAGTTTGAGCGGACCGGTCTGCGGGCGATGCTCAACTACGGCCACACGTTCGCGCATGCTTTCGAGACGCTTTGCGGATATGGCACGCTGCTGCATGGTGAAGCGGTGTCGATTGGCATGCTCTACGCCAGCCGGCTGGCGGAGCGACGGGGCCTGATCGACGCGGACGTCACACGGCGCCAGCGGTTGCTGCTGGAGCGGCTGGGGATGCCGATTTCGCTGCCTGCAGGTGTCGACCTGTCGAACGAGGCCATTCTCGGGCGGATGCGGCTTGATAAGAAGACGGTCGCCGGCAGTCTGCGATTCATCCTGCCGACGAAACTCGGTCGCGTCGAGACATTCACCGATGTGCCGGAGAGCGACGTTTGCGCGGTGCTGGATGAAATGCGTCCGCGGTAA